The region GCGCGCGCGGTTTTTGCCGGAGAAGTTACCGGAATTGCCGTATCCCCAACGGGAGGGAAACTGGTAATTATCCGACACGGTGAATACTTAAGTGTTTATTCAAACCTTGGTGATGTTTCGGTAAAAACAGGCGACAAAGTAGCGGTTAAGCAACCGTTAGGAACAATATTACACAATGAAGATGAAGGAAAATCTTCTATTAATCTTCAAATCTGGAAAGGACAAAAAACCATGGATCCTTCCGGATGGTTATCCGGAATCAAGTAATTATTTTCGTGAAGCCTGCATACGGCTTAATTTCTCCAGTGCAATTTCATAAACCTCTCTGAATATTTTCGGATGATGACTATAAAAGTAAAGTGAAGTGTCGAACTCGGCTTTGGTAATATTGTTATCGAGCAACGGATTAAAGGAATAAACGGTATCTGTTTTTTGTCCGGGCACATTAAGAACATTAATTCCGGAAGCAGATTCAGCCAACGTAAAATCAACAATTACATCGCTGAATTTTTCTTTGTCCAACACATGAGCAGGAATTGTGTTTTCATCTTCTTTACATGAAATACCTCCCAGTAATAATAATAAAAATAAAAAGCCCCTGTATTGCATAACGTAAAGGTATTAAATATTAAAATAGTAAAAGGCTTATTGGTTTCGCTTAAGGAATTTTATGAAATAAAAAAGGCTGCCAACGGCAGCCTTTAGTTTATATTAAGTGTTATTTATTTTACGCCTGTTTTATTTGGAGCAGGAGTTGTTTTTGGCTTATCTGTGTTAGCGCTTGGTAAAACAGCGGGAGGCATTGCGTCAAGTTTTTTCTTCACAGGAACGAATACATCTTCGGTTGATTCAAAGTATAGTATTGTTCCGGGGCTTGTATCCAGCACATATTTATACCCACCTTCTTTGGCAACAGCTTCTATAGCCTTTTTAGCTTTATCAACAATCGGCGCTGTTAATTCGCCTTGTTTTTTTTGATAGTCTTGTTGCGCTTGCATGCGAAAATCTTCTATACGACGTTGCAATGAATTGATCTCATCTTCTTTTGTTTTTTTTACCAAATCACTCATTGTTGCCTGGTTTGCCATATAGTCGTTATACTTCTTTTGCAATTCTTCATCCATCTGTAATAATGTTTTTTCCAAATCCTTCATATAGGTTTGTGCCATTTCCTTTGCGGTTTTCATTTCCGGCATAACATTTACCAATGAATCAAGATCGATGTGTGCAATTTTTTGCGCGTTAATTAAGCTTGTTAACGCTATCAACACAGTTAGAAAAGTTACTTTTTTCATAGCTAAAAATTAAATATTACTTACCGCCGGTTTTAGGAGCAGTAGTTGTTTTAGGTTTTTCAGCGCCATTGTTAGCGCCTGGAATGTTTGCTAATGGCATAGAATCAAGTTTCTTTTTAACAAGCATCAAAATATCGTCAGCTGGTTCGCTATATAAAACATTTCCGACACTTGTATCTAATACGTATTTATAACCGCCTTCTTTAGCAATAGCTTCAATTCCTTTTTTAGCCTTATCCATTATCGGATTTGTAAGCTCAGTGTATTTTTTTCTGTAATCTTGTTCAGCCTGAGCATTAAAGTCCTGAATACGGGTTTGAAGAGAGTTTAATTCATCTTGTTTAGTTTTCTTTACTAAATCACTCATGTTCGCTTCCGTAGCTAAATAATCATTGTATTTTTTTTGCAATTCTTCTTCCATGGCGCTTGAAGTTTTTCTTAAATCAACGAGATAAGTTTCAGCAACAGCTTTTGCTGTCTTTGTTTCAGGCATCATGCTCACCAATGAATCGAGGCTTATATGCGCAATTTTTTGTGCATTTGCAAAGGTGAAGGCTCCAACTGCTAATAAAGTCAATGCTGCCTTTTTAATCATGTTTTTCATAGTTATTGTTTTGTGTGATTATTATTTTTTGTTATATCCTAAGTAAGTTAACACATCGTCGCTTTTATCATATTTAGTATTGGCGTATAAAATAGCTACTTGCCCTGCTTTATCAATGATGATCGCTAAACCACTGCGTTCAGCCACCGCTTTAACCGCGCTGTAAATTTTATCCTGTAATGGTTTTACTAGCTCCTGACGTTTCTTAAACAATTCGCCGTCTACTCCAAAGCGCTGTTTTTGCAATTCTTTCACTTCTTTTTCTTTATTGATGATTTCGTTTTCACGTTTCTTCTTCATGTCATCTGTCAATAAAATAGCGTCAGCTTGATAGGCTTTATATAACTTATCAATCTCATTATATTTTGCTTCAATTTCTTTTTGCCAGTCAACCGATAATTTATCTAATTCGGTTTGTGCGGCTTTATATTCAGGAATGCTATTCAAGATATAATCCGTGTCAACATAACCAATCTTTTGTGCGTTTACATTAAATCCGCAAAAAAGAATAATCGCTAAAATTGAAATAATTTTTTTCATTGTATTTCTGTTTTTATTGTATTCAATCATAACTCGTGCCAAGATACGTAATATCCTTAAATTAACATTTTTACATTACATCTCGCCCAATTGTCCTCCAATCGTAAAGTGGAACTGTCCTTTACCGTTTCCAATTCCAGGATTACCCGGCACATTGTCAAAGCCCCAACCATAATCCACTCCTAATAATCCAAACATTGGTAAAAACACTCTTAATCCAAATCCGGCGCTGCGTTTTACATTAAACGGATTGTACTGTTTAAAGCTTTGCCATGAATTTCCTGCCTCAGCAAAACCTAAAACGAAAATGGTTGCTTGCGGATTTAAAGTAACAGGGAAACGTAATTCCATTGTATAACGTGAGGCAATTGGGTCGCCGGCCGCTGATGATAATGAGTTATCGGTATATCCGCGAAGCGCAATGATTTCTCGTGCAACAAAGTTTTGATAACCGCTTAATCCGCTTCCTCCTAAATAGAAACGCTCAAATGGCGAGAAACCTACTTCTTTGTTGTAATAGGTTAAGAAACCAAATCCAATTTTTGTTCTTAGTACTAAATTTCTGGCTTCTTTACCTTCGGCCGCGCGCTTATTGGTTAACTGCGTAAACCATTCTGCAGTAAATTTATATTTCTGATACTCGATGAATTTGTAACGTTCCTGTGATGATAAATCACTGTAGTTTTTACCGTTGAAACTTGAGTATGGTGGCGTCCACTGACCGTGTACAACAAAATTAGATCCGTTCTTCGGATAAATTGGAGCATCCACTGAGCTACGCGAAATATTCATGCTTACGTTGAAATCGTTCGCATAACCTGTAGTTAGAATGAAGTAAGGATATTTGTATAAGTCGTAGTAGTTATAACTGAAGCTGGAATACATTTGGAAATAATCATCCGGCCATTTTAAGCGGCGTCCAAAACCAATGGACCCTCCAATAATATTCATCACACTACGATTTGGATTATCTATTTTGATATCGCCTTGTTTAATTTTTTTCTTTTCACCATTAGAAAAAGAAGAGTGGAAGGCGGAAACCGTTAGAGAGTTTGGTTTTTTACCACCTAACCAAGGTTCAGTAAATGAAATGTTATACGACTGGTAGAATAATCCGTTTGTTTGCGCCTGTACACTTAAACGTTGTCCGTCGCCTGTAGGTAATGGTCTCCAGGCATCCTTCTTCAAGAAATTTCTCATCGAAAAATTGTTGAAGGTTACCCCTAAGGTTCCAATAACGCGTCCACCACCCCAGCCACCGGAAAGAGTGATTTGATCATTTGGTTTTTCTTCCACCGCGTAATCAATATCAACGGTTCCGTCTGCAGGATTAGGCTTCGGAACCGGATTCATTTTCTCAGGGTCAAAATAACCTAATTGTGATAATTCACGCACAGTACGCATAATATCTGAACGACGGAATAATTGTCCGGGCCTTGAGCGAATCTCTCTGTAAATTACGTGATCATTGGTTTTGTCATTTCCACTTACGGTAACTTTGTTAATGATGGCTTGCTTGCCTTCATACATCTGAATGTTAAAGTCGATGGTGTCGTTGTGGATGTTTGCTTCTTGTGCATTCACCTGGAAAAACAAATAACCGTCATCCATGTATAAGGAGGAGATGTCGTAACCGTTAGGGTTCATGTTTAACTTTGCGTCTAACTGACTTTGATCAAACACATCACCTTTCTTGATGTTTAAGATCGTATCAAGTTGTCCGCTACGGTATTTTGTATTGCCAAACCACTTGAATGTACCGAAATAAAACTTGTGACCCTCTTCAATGTAAACATCAATATTAACACGTTTTTTACTTACGAAGTAGGTTGTGTCTTTTACAATACGCGCATCACGATATCCCTTACTGTTATATTTTGCAAGAACGGCCGGCAAATCTTTTTGTAGGTTGTCTTCGTGGTATTTTCCGGAGTTAAACGGATTGTATATACGGAAAGGTTTACTGTCTTCCATTTTACGACGAAGTTTCCAGTCTGCGAGAACTTCGTTGCCATGGAATTTTAAATTTTTAATTCTTACTTTTTTCCCTTTATCAACGTTAATGTAGAGAATAGTGTGAGGTGTTTTGGTTAATTTATCCGCCTCCTGACTTACATTCACTTTTACATTATAAAAACCTTTGTTCACATAATAATCGCGAACGGTATTTTTGACAAAGCCTAACGAGTAATCAGTAATTACTTTCTCTTTTACGAGGCGAATTTTTCCGCGAATCTCATCGGCTTCATTTTTCTTCACCTTACCGCGAAAAGCAAATTTTGATAAACGTGGACGCTCAGTTACATGTATACGAAGAAAAACATCGTTGCCAATAACTTTCTCTTGGTAAATCTCAATATCTTCAAACAAACTTTGTTTCCATAATGCTTTAATGGCATCGGTAATTTTATCGCCGGGAATTTGAATAGTTTCTCCAACAATTAAGCCGGAAAGTAGGCGAACTACATTTTTATCGGTAAAATTAGCGCCACTAACTTCAATACCTCCAATGGTGTATTTTTGAGGCGCTGTATAATCAGCAACACGAACCGAATCGGTTTGTGCGCCTGAATTGAAAATGCATAGGCATAGGAGTGTAAAGAAAATTATGCCTTGCTTCATTTAATTTCGTTTTTAATTTGTTCGCTGGTTTTACCAAATCTTCTTTCACGCGATTGATAACTTTTAATGGCATCGAAAAATTCTTTTTTTCTGAAGTCAGGCCACAAAGTGTCGGTAAAATAAAATTCCGCGTAAGCGAGTTGCCACAATAAAAAATTACTGATGCGATGTTCGCCACTGGTACGAATCATTAACTCAGGATCGGGATATTTTTTGGTACACAAATGTTGCGCAATTGAATTTTCGTCAATCGCATCAATCGCTGTTTTACCTTCTTTTACTTCGGTTGCCAATTGTTTAACCGCTTCAATAATTTCCCATTTGGAAGAATAGCTTAAAGCAAGCACTAAAGTTAAACGTGTATTGTTTTTTGTTATTTCAATGGATTGTTGCAACTCATCATAGCAACCTTTCGGCAAACTTTTTAAATTGCCAATTGCTTCGAGCTTCACGCCGTTCTTGTTTAATTGCGGAGTTTCCATGCTTATGGTAGCAACCAAAAGTTCCATCAAAGCATCTACTTCTTCTTTCGGACGATTCCAGTTTTCGGTGCTGAATGCATAGAGCGTTAAATATTTCACGCCAACTTCTGCGGCAGCTTCAACAATTTCTCTTACCGAATTTACACCTTCATGATGTCCGAAGATTCGGTCTTCGCCTTGTTGCTTAGCCCAACGTCCGTTACCATCCATAATGATGGCAATGTGTTGAGGTACTTTATCTTTATCAAGGCTCATGATTGAGTTTCAGAAGGAGGCAAATTTAACAAAAAACGCGTAAAAAGCTTATTTTAAGAGGTAATATATAGAGATAAAAGAGGTTTTTAATATATTTTATGATAATTACATTCCCGACTGATAGCAAGGTTCAGGCTTAAACTGAATTTTGATGTTTAAGGTTAAACCAAAGAAGTAAAACCAATCTTTAGTACGGGGGTTGCCCCTCTGAGAATTCGTTAAATCTCCTCCGTCTAAGGAGCGATTGGAGTAGGCTAATCCCAGTGCGCCATTTGGGGGATTTATGTTTAGATTAGGGTAAGTTTTGCTTACATCATCAAGATAATCCGTGAAGGTTTTACGCGGCCCCCATTCTAATCCCAAACCAATCCATTTCGATACATTCACTTTTACCCCAATACCAAACGGAACGCCCACTTGCCATAATTTATATTTCTTGGTTTGTCCTTCGGTGCGTAAGGGACGAAGATTTTCCCATTGTCCGCCGCCTAAGTTTCCTTGCGGATTGAAATTAAAAACATCAATACCCGCGAATAAAAAAATCGAAAATTTGTATTTATCGTTGCTGATTCTGTATTCGAGAAAATTAAATTCTGCTTGCGCGTAGAATTCATTTATCCGTGATTTGAAATTCAGATTACGACGACGCTGATCCGAATCTTCACTCTGAGAATCATCACCC is a window of Bacteroidota bacterium DNA encoding:
- a CDS encoding isoprenyl transferase, translated to MSLDKDKVPQHIAIIMDGNGRWAKQQGEDRIFGHHEGVNSVREIVEAAAEVGVKYLTLYAFSTENWNRPKEEVDALMELLVATISMETPQLNKNGVKLEAIGNLKSLPKGCYDELQQSIEITKNNTRLTLVLALSYSSKWEIIEAVKQLATEVKEGKTAIDAIDENSIAQHLCTKKYPDPELMIRTSGEHRISNFLLWQLAYAEFYFTDTLWPDFRKKEFFDAIKSYQSRERRFGKTSEQIKNEIK
- a CDS encoding OmpH family outer membrane protein, yielding MKKVTFLTVLIALTSLINAQKIAHIDLDSLVNVMPEMKTAKEMAQTYMKDLEKTLLQMDEELQKKYNDYMANQATMSDLVKKTKEDEINSLQRRIEDFRMQAQQDYQKKQGELTAPIVDKAKKAIEAVAKEGGYKYVLDTSPGTILYFESTEDVFVPVKKKLDAMPPAVLPSANTDKPKTTPAPNKTGVK
- a CDS encoding OmpH family outer membrane protein; this translates as MKNMIKKAALTLLAVGAFTFANAQKIAHISLDSLVSMMPETKTAKAVAETYLVDLRKTSSAMEEELQKKYNDYLATEANMSDLVKKTKQDELNSLQTRIQDFNAQAEQDYRKKYTELTNPIMDKAKKGIEAIAKEGGYKYVLDTSVGNVLYSEPADDILMLVKKKLDSMPLANIPGANNGAEKPKTTTAPKTGGK
- the bamA gene encoding outer membrane protein assembly factor BamA: MKQGIIFFTLLCLCIFNSGAQTDSVRVADYTAPQKYTIGGIEVSGANFTDKNVVRLLSGLIVGETIQIPGDKITDAIKALWKQSLFEDIEIYQEKVIGNDVFLRIHVTERPRLSKFAFRGKVKKNEADEIRGKIRLVKEKVITDYSLGFVKNTVRDYYVNKGFYNVKVNVSQEADKLTKTPHTILYINVDKGKKVRIKNLKFHGNEVLADWKLRRKMEDSKPFRIYNPFNSGKYHEDNLQKDLPAVLAKYNSKGYRDARIVKDTTYFVSKKRVNIDVYIEEGHKFYFGTFKWFGNTKYRSGQLDTILNIKKGDVFDQSQLDAKLNMNPNGYDISSLYMDDGYLFFQVNAQEANIHNDTIDFNIQMYEGKQAIINKVTVSGNDKTNDHVIYREIRSRPGQLFRRSDIMRTVRELSQLGYFDPEKMNPVPKPNPADGTVDIDYAVEEKPNDQITLSGGWGGGRVIGTLGVTFNNFSMRNFLKKDAWRPLPTGDGQRLSVQAQTNGLFYQSYNISFTEPWLGGKKPNSLTVSAFHSSFSNGEKKKIKQGDIKIDNPNRSVMNIIGGSIGFGRRLKWPDDYFQMYSSFSYNYYDLYKYPYFILTTGYANDFNVSMNISRSSVDAPIYPKNGSNFVVHGQWTPPYSSFNGKNYSDLSSQERYKFIEYQKYKFTAEWFTQLTNKRAAEGKEARNLVLRTKIGFGFLTYYNKEVGFSPFERFYLGGSGLSGYQNFVAREIIALRGYTDNSLSSAAGDPIASRYTMELRFPVTLNPQATIFVLGFAEAGNSWQSFKQYNPFNVKRSAGFGLRVFLPMFGLLGVDYGWGFDNVPGNPGIGNGKGQFHFTIGGQLGEM
- a CDS encoding OmpH family outer membrane protein, with translation MKKIISILAIILFCGFNVNAQKIGYVDTDYILNSIPEYKAAQTELDKLSVDWQKEIEAKYNEIDKLYKAYQADAILLTDDMKKKRENEIINKEKEVKELQKQRFGVDGELFKKRQELVKPLQDKIYSAVKAVAERSGLAIIIDKAGQVAILYANTKYDKSDDVLTYLGYNKK
- a CDS encoding DUF4296 domain-containing protein, which translates into the protein MQYRGFLFLLLLLGGISCKEDENTIPAHVLDKEKFSDVIVDFTLAESASGINVLNVPGQKTDTVYSFNPLLDNNITKAEFDTSLYFYSHHPKIFREVYEIALEKLSRMQASRK